A DNA window from Porites lutea chromosome 6, jaPorLute2.1, whole genome shotgun sequence contains the following coding sequences:
- the LOC140940203 gene encoding E3 ubiquitin-protein ligase TRIM45-like has product MGSVPVNKITDHYELTCGICKETYKNPKVLPCLHSFCQNCLDSNIRSQDRTLECSICQLLVPVPAKGIEAFPLNFFINNMLTVLAVQNPTKCTNCEDSSQATARCLDCVENLCTNCVFAHKRIRQTIDHRILSFDEIQANEVKDIIRCPSFCSVHPREVLKYFCETCDEAICRDCAIYEHREHMYVDLREAVKKYRSTIAALQDKTKRKIPVLRAAVEEVHDVTRDLRERVEVVRNTIRNTIQNHIRELEKQERELIDQLESISDSKEEVLTSQQKILELDLSNLLSSCEFTENVLRYGNEAEIMLVKPQMVSRLQNLNNHESQCEPEDNEVIEFSSNDEELSKVVAKLGTVSTSYLFPMLTCAEGPGLSKGKVGHKSTFKITAKDRNGEPCVTGGDLLSVKLHCPNGSPITAVVEDNSDGTYTASFTPVSKGEHQITVHARGKSIQGSPFDLQVTSGIDCTKIGPVLLRFTPNSDNSNDESYEPWGVAADPNGLYVVSDHHNHHIQIFDTNGRLLHQFGTRGKADGQIWYPAGVCMSESGHIFVADHGNHRIQVFTNDGQFVRKFGSKGTGLGQLKGPCGLALDSNGRVIVAERDNHRIHIFDSEGQAIMHFGVYGDGEGKFNCPRHIAVDQNDDIFVSDAGNFRVQKFNSEGEFLAKFGEKGSNNGQLSCPAGIAIDSEGHIAVADLKNLDVQILDSDGVFIKKLGDTETKNGGVFGKPTGLAISRHGNIVVADRGHHKIQVF; this is encoded by the exons ATGGGCTCCGTGCCAGTGAACAAAATCACCGATCATTATGAGCTAACGTGTGGAATTTGTAAGGAGACGTACAAGAATCCAAAGGTCTTGCCATGTCTTCACTCATTCTGCCAGAACTGTCTGGATTCTAATATAAG ATCTCAAGATCGGACTCTCGAGTGCTCAATATGCCAGCTTCTCGTCCCAGTTCCCGCCAAAGGAATCGAGGCGTTTCCGCTCAACTTCTTCATCAACAATATGCTGACCGTGCTAGCGGTTCAGAATCCTACTAAGTGTACCAACTGCGAAGATAGCTCCCAGGCCACAGCGCGCTGCCTGGACTGTGTGGAAAACCTCTGTACAAACTGCGTGTTTGCTCACAAGAGAATTCGACAAACGATAGACCACAGGATTTTATCATTCGACGAGATTCAGGCCAATGAAGTTAAGGATATCATTCGGTGTCCATCATTTTGCTCGGTACATCCTCGAGAG GTTCTGAAATATTTCTGTGAGACATGCGACGAAGCCATTTGTCGCGACTGTGCCATTTACGAACACAGAGAACACATGTATGTAGATCTAAGGGAAGCTGTGAAGAAATATCGGTCCACAATCGCAGCTCTGCAAGACAAGACAAAGCGCAAGATTCCAGTGTTGCGGGCGGCTGTTGAGGAAGTGCATGACGTGACACGTGATCTTAGGGAAAGAGTGGAGGTTGTGAGGAATACCATTCGTAACACAATCCAAAATCACATTCGAGAACTTGAGAAACAAGAAAGAGAGCTGATTGATCAACTGGAGAGCATATCAGACTCCAAGGAAGAG GTTTTAACAAGTCAACAGAAAATACTGGAACTGGACCTTTCAAACCTGCTTAGCAGCTGTGAATTCACTGAAAATGTACTAAGGTACGGAAATGAGGCTGAGATTATGCTGGTGAAGCCGCAGATGGTCAGCAGACTTCAGAACCTGAATAATCACGAATCACAATGTGAACCTGAGGATAACGAG GTCATCGAGTTCTCATCTAATGATGAGGAGCTTTCCAAAGTCGTAGCTAAACTTGGGACGGTATCCACTAGTTACCTGTTCCCTATGCTGACATGCGCAGAGGGTCCTGGTTTGTCTAAGGGCAAGGTTGGACACAAGTCAACTTTCAAGATTACAGCAAAAGACAGAAACGGAGAGCCTTGTGTGACTG gTGGAGACTTACTGTCAGTCAAACTTCATTGTCCAAACGGTTCACCAATCACAGCCGTTGTAGAAGACAACAGTGATGGCACTTACACGGCTTCCTTTACCCCAGTCTCCAAGGGAGAACACCAGATCACCGTACATGCGCGAGGAAAATCCATTCAAGGCAGTCCATTTGACCTTCAG GTTACTTCAGGTATAGACTGTACCAAAATTGGACCAGTGTTGCTAAGGTTTACTCCCAACAGCGATAACAGCAATGACGAGTCTTACGAGCCTTGGGGAGTTGCCGCTGATCCTAACGGGCTGTATGTCGTCTCAGACCATCATAATCATCACATTCAG ATTTTTGACACCAATGGACGCCTTTTGCACCAGTTCGGCACGCGGGGAAAAGCAGATGGGCAGATCTGGTACCCAGCTGGAGTGTGCATGAGTGAAAGCGGACATATTTTTGTGGCAGATCACGGCAACCATAGAATTCAA GTTTTTACAAACGATGGCCAGTTCGTAAGAAAGTTTGGCTCTAAAGGTACCGGTCTCGGCCAGCTTAAAGGTCCCTGTGGTCTCGCCTTGGATTCAAATGGTCGGGTTATAGTCGCCGAACGCGACAATCACCGAATTCACATCTTTGACTCCGAAGGCCAAGCGATTATGCATTTCGGCGTGTACGGAGATGGCGAAGGCAAATTCAATTGCCCACGACATATCGCCGTCGATCAAAACGACGACATTTTTGTGTCGGATGCTGGAAATTTCCGAGTACAAAAGTTCAACAGTGAAGGAGAGTTTCTTGCCAAATTTGGAGAGAAGGGAAGTAACAATGGCCAACTTAGCTGCCCAGCAGGCATTGCGATAGATTCCGAGGGGCACATTGCTGTCGCGGACTTGAAGAACCTTGACGTTCAGATCCTTGATTCAGATGGGGTGTTTATCAAGAAGCTTGGTGACACAGAGACTAAAAATGGCGGTGTCTTTGGCAAGCCGACTGGCCTTGCTATCTCAAGGCACGGTAATATCGTTGTAGCAGACAGAGGACATCATAAAATACAAGTATTCTAA
- the LOC140940200 gene encoding E3 ubiquitin-protein ligase TRIM71-like, producing the protein MATVKDEKYSPQSLECPICKNIFNDPKILSCLHSFCRKCLESYDVIGAGTNSIVCPLCRKLTAIPVGGAQILPSNFLLTNALDHLSVKSSKEYTLHCTNCEDEAAATSRCLDCAEFLCSNCVLAHRRIRVTKDHRILSLDTLQADKQTLHRPSFCTQHADEMFMFYCVPCDCLICRECTILDHRGHKYAGLKEALEERKVLIDDRLNFCIERKIPPVQDAVHEVKAMAAKLRARAEAVKSEISATAEECVKRIVSRKQEILARVDALEQEKEAVLRNQQGQLETELFKYTSSRDFVENVLLHGNEVEIIQLRQLMLDRLEELNAIKLDYKEPEENDVVDYILNMESVEKVATTMGRVTSSVTFSALCNARGLGIKSGKVGVESSFVVELKDRFGNTSVEGDHSCPVQVKVQAPEGFFVGNKVTNNGDGSMRVRYTPVTHGKHLVHVAVRGREIEGSPFTVNVFEGIDYQKVGPIFMKIGSQGTKSGEFKQPCSVVTDKEGHIYVTDFVNCRVQKFDALGKHLLDFGSRGSKDGQFQNPCGILVDANGIIIVSDWDNHRVQLFSPEGKFIGKFGSKGSEDGKLNHPAGLALTKDGNLLLADKDNHRIQVFKMDGTHIMSYGCHGNEDGQLNSPNHVTVTDDNGCLVTDTENNRVVKFDCNGKFEFSFGGKGSDNGQLDRPGGITVDPEGFIIVSDFQNHRIQIFQPNGRFYAAFGSEGDSDGEFKFPGGVALTKDGRVIVADRHNHRVQVF; encoded by the exons ATGGCAACAGTGAAAGACGAGAAATATTCACCTCAGTCGCTAGAGTGCCCCATCTGCAAGAATATTTTCAACGACCCAAAGATCTTATCATGTCTTCACTCGTTTTGTCGCAAGTGCCTGGAGAGCTACGATGTGATCGGCGCGGGCACCAACTCAATCGTTTGTCCCCTCTGTCGAAAGCTGACTGCAATTCCAGTGGGGGGAGCCCAGATTCTACCCAGCAACTTTCTGCTGACAAACGCACTGGATCACTTGTCCGTAAAATCAAGCAAGGAGTATACACTACACTGCACAAACTGCGAGGACGAGGCAGCAGCAACGTCTCGATGCTTGGATTGCGCCGAGTTTCTGTGCTCGAACTGCGTTTTGGCTCACCGACGAATACGAGTAACCAAGGACCATCGTATCCTGTCGCTTGACACGCTTCAGGCCGATAAACAGACGCTTCATCGTCCGTCTTTCTGTACTCAGCACGCAGACGAGATGTTCATGTTTTATTGCGTGCCCTGTGACTGCTTGATCTGCCGCGAATGCACGATTCTTGACCATCGTGGACATAAGTATGCAG GTCTAAAGGAAGCGTTAGAAGAACGAAAAGTACTCATCGATGACCGTCTGAATTTCTGCATTGAAAGAAAGATTCCCCCGGTCCAAGATGCCGTGCATGAGGTCAAGGCCATGGCCGCTAAGCTGCGCGCACGCGCAGAAGCCGTTAAAAGTGAGATCAGTGCCACGGCGGAGGAATGCGTCAAACGAATCGTCAGCCGAAAGCAAGAAATACTGGCAAGG GTCGACGCCCTAGAACAAGAAAAAGAGGCTGTACTCCGTAACCAACAGGGTCAACTCGAGACTGAACTCTTCAAGTACACGAGCTCACGTGACTTTGTAGAGAACGTTCTTCTGCATGGAAACGAAGTGGAAATTATCCAGCTTCGCCAGCTGATGCTTGATCGCTTGGAAGAACTCAACGCTATAAAGTTGGATTACAAAGAACCGGAAGAAAACGATGTTGTAGATTACATACTCAACATGGAATCAGTAGAAAAAGTCGCGACAACGATGGGCCGCGTGACATCTAGTGTGACGTTTAGTGCTTTGTGTAACGCTAGGGGCCTCGGTATAAAGTCTGGAAAAGTAGGAGTGGAGTCGTCCTTTGTAGTCGAGTTGAAAGATCGCTTTGGGAATACATCGGTTGAAGGCGATCACTCCTGCCCGGTGCAAGTAAAAGTACAAGCTCCTGAGGGTTTCTTCGTCGGGAATAAAGTCACGAATAATGGGGATGGAAGCATGAGAGTGCGTTACACTCCTGTCACGCATGGCAAGCACCTTGTTCACGTGGCAGTCCGTGGGCGAGAGATTGAGGGAAGCCCTTTTACCGTTAACGTATTCGAAGGAATCGATTACCAAAAGGTTGGCCCGATATTCATGAAGATTGGTTCTCAGGGAACGAAGAGCGGCGAATTCAAGCAACCGTGCTCCGTAGTAACAGACAAAGAGGGACATATATACGTCACAGACTTTGTCAACTGCCGAGTTCAAAAATTTGACGCGCTTGGAAAACATCTCTTGGATTTTGGGTCTCGCGGAAGCAAAGATGGTCAGTTTCAGAATCCTTGTGGTATCTTGGTTGACGCTAATGGCATAATCATCGTATCAGACTGGGATAATCATCGCGTGCAACTGTTTAGTCCTGAGGGAAAATTTATTGGCAAGTTTGGATCTAAAG GATCCGAGGACGGCAAACTGAATCACCCTGCTGGTTTAGCTCTGACCAAAGACGGCAACTTGCTGCTGGCCGATAAAGACAACCACAGAATACAAGTCTTCAAGATGGATGGGACCCACATCATGTCATATGGTTGTCATGGCAACGAAGACGGTCAACTCAACAGTCCGAACCACGTGACAGTAACAGACGATAACGGTTGCCTGGTAACTGATACTGAAAACAACCGAGTCGTAAAGTTTGACTGCAATGGGAAATTCGAGTTCAGTTTTGGGGGGAAAGGTAGCGATAATGGCCAGCTCGACCGTCCCGGGGGAATAACTGTAGATCCCGAGGGATTCATCATAGTGAGTGATTTTCAGAACCACCGAATACAGATCTTCCAGCCGAATGGCAGATTTTACGCCGCTTTTGGCAGCGAAGGTGACTCAGATGGTGAATTCAAGTTTCCGGGGGGTGTGGCACTTACAAAGGATGGACGAGTCATTGTTGCCGACAGGCATAACCACAGAGTCCAGGTCTTTTAA
- the LOC140940202 gene encoding stabilizer of axonemal microtubules 3-like, with amino-acid sequence MTSELRNDLNLTSTGKAHYYQSAHGFPPDGFRRTVYDVLPPVLGNPDYVTDKDYFQTTTGTTHDYKAHGGTLGNMLFKKAPGSWKVHYVEDNIGKLSVKPWRRPLTMGNQCSEMKSQYTGRPGVNLDTAYNAGIQPFNLADHHREGNSKDLVPSTINRGIAGQKFYPRDRGVLTYHMDPYLTTTQKDHRAFTKHELGRYPSKDYATYWECEEYTKAWGHGSKENPLPPNSVPREKGPMRDRIWFREPTTIPRLPKSLSPVPNKGMKTLMTESYTMPPERKRWELFSLNVPKPWHAPLESPGPGETFRVPRMYNTEYQFYGSEKPVTV; translated from the exons ATGACATCTGAACTTCGCAACGATCTCAACCTGACATCCACAGGAAAAGCGCATTATTACCAGTCTGCTCATGGCTTTCCACCGGACGGCTTTCGG AGAACTGTTTATGATGTGTTGCCTCCGGTACTTGGAAATCCAGATTATGTAACTGACAAAGACTACTTCCAAACAACAACTGGTACGACTCACGACTATAAAGCTCATGGAGGAACACTGGGTAATATGCTGTTTAAAAAGGCCCCTGGATCATGGAAAGTTCATTATGTTGAGGACAATATTGGAAAG ctGAGTGTCAAACCATGGAGGAGACCTCTAACCATGGGAAACCAGTGCAGTGAAATGAAGTCTCAGTACACAGGAAGACCAGGAGTAAATCTAGACACTGCTTACAATGCAGGCATACAACCATTCAACCTGGCTGATCACCACAGGGAGGGTAACAGTaag GACCTTGTACCATCAACAATCAACAGAGGTATTGCTGGTCAAAAGTTTTATCCCAGGGATAGAGGGGTGCTGACCTACCACATGGACCCTTATTTGACCACAACACAAAAGGACCACCGAGCATTCACCAA GCACGAGTTAGGACGTTATCCTTCAAAGGATTATGCGACTTACTGGGAGTGCGAAGAGTACACAAAAGCGTGGGGCCATGGCTCCAAGGAGAACCCACTACCCCCAAATTCTGTTCCTCGAGAAAAAGGACCCATGAGGGACCGTATCTGGTTTAGAGAACCCACTACCATTCCTAGGTTACCTAAGTCACTCAGTCCTGTACCGAATAA GGGAATGAAAACGCTGATGACCGAGTCTTACACGATGCCACCCGAAAGAAAACGATGGGAATTGTTTAGCTTGAACGTACCGAAACCATGGCATGCTCCTCTTGAAA GTCCCGGTCCAGGAGAGACATTCCGAGTACCCCGGATGTACAACACCGAATACCAGTTCTACGGCAGCGAAAAGCCTGTCACAGTTTGA